The Tamandua tetradactyla isolate mTamTet1 chromosome 6, mTamTet1.pri, whole genome shotgun sequence genome contains the following window.
CCAAAGGAAAGGTGAGAGGTTTCTTGAACCTATAGTGTCATTTTTAGGTGAAAAATGCAAGAACATGGGGTTTGTTAGCACACTGAACAGACATCTTCCTGAAGTCTCCCATAAGAGCTTGATGGAAGAACTTCATATTTTCACCATCAGGCAACAACCAACTtctcactatttttaaaaatttatttattaatttaaaaaattaaaaacaaacaaacaaaaacattaacatataattctattctacatatatattcagtaattctcaatatcatcacctagttgcatattcatcatttcttagaatatttgcatcaattcagtaaaagaaataaaaagacaacagaaaaagaaataaaacaataacagaaaaaagattatacatatcataccccttaccccttgatttcatttatcactagcatttcaaactaaatttattttaacatttgttccccctattacttatttttattccatatgctctacttatctgttgacatggtagataaaaggagcatcagacacaaggttttcacaatcccacagtcacatcaACTTCTGATTTTAAGTGAAGGAATTTTGTGCCCATAGAATAAGTGAGTATACAGGAATGATTTGCAGAGGCAAAAATTTGTTGAAGcaccattttcttttaaagaatgcCCTTTAATATTGATCCTAAAATAAGGAATTCCAAGTTTCAGTAGATGCAGGAAAATGCTCAGTAGAACACTGAATGTGTTTACAGTAAGGGTGAAGGGATGGGCAGGAAGTTATGAAAAAATGCATCATGAAATAAAATGCTGATGGAATAGAGACCTGTCCCTTCTCTATTACATATCCTGAGGCTGATAGGAAGGGGGACTTTTAGGAAAGCGACAAAAATTGTCAATCTTAGCtatgaactcactgctctctgtTAGCTACAGAAAGGTTAACTTGGTTGGGAGAGGCAAATTTGTAAAGACTGTGGTAGATCTGAGCATGAGGCAAAGTGGTTTGCACCAGGCTCTCTGCCCTACCCTCTAAAAGGAACACTGCTCTCCACCCCCACAGAGTGTGGCCAGAATTTTGGTGGAACTGCAAAGAGGTAGAAAAGGGAAGTaaggaaaaaagggaagagaaaagaaaaaggggttTCCAAATGCTTATATTGGATGTTGGGTAAAAGGGACCTAGAGAGGAAAAATAATGTGCATTTGAGAGAGACTATTAATAAGTGTCTTCTCTCTGGAAATGAGTTGTATCTTTATACCCTTTCCCAAATTACAAAGTACAACAGAGGGTAACAAAAAGAAGTCTGACATGATTTTGAAATGTAAACATTCTTGGGGTTTCATTCCTACTAAGTTTTTCATGGtaaaatcaaatttcaaaagaggaaaatccattaaaaatattgtatcccactacattaaaatgtaaaagcaatttatttttgGTGCATTTCTCTGATTTACTCCCACTTTGCAGGGAATTCTGTTGAAATTTCCAGCAAAGGAAAATACTGTGAATTTGGCTCAAGAACCTTGACTTGGAGGTTAGCCCAGAAACAGCTGTGCAGTAAGTTGTTCCCCTTCCTGCTGCTTTTCTCTCATACATAGTCCTGGGGTTTCGCTAAATGCCACCCATAGGACAAAATTATCTCAGTGCTGGTTGCCAACCAAAGAAAGGCAGTTAGCCAATTAAACAAAGCAGAAGatatctcccttccttccttcctaaagGTGTGAAATCAATACCTTTTTTTAGGGCTAATAAATAGAAGATGGCATCAGCAGGTGATAAGTAGAAACCACAAATTCCACATTGAAGTCTTCGTTGTAAAACTGACCATCACTCCTAGGTTGCAGGGATGCCTGGGATAGCCAGAGTTCCTAAGAACCAGCCTGGGCTCCAACTAATCATCGCTTTCCATGCTCTGATTCTTGGCTAATCAAAATCATGTGGCACTAAACTACCTGTCCCCCTTGATCACTCCCTGCCACTCCCATCCTAAATATCTTCCTCTGTCTCTCTGATAAATATGACTCAAATGGAACTTGTCATTTTTACCCTTCAAGTTGTACTTTATACCAAACAAGAATTTCTACTGGCAATCAGGCCTTCCCTGGGGCTGCCCAGCTGTCACTGGGGTGATTAGAGTATTTCCTACAGCTGAAGGCTCTTATAATTAGTAAGTCCCTTGGGTAGTCTGGACTCTCAATTTAGCTGCCATCTGGTATTATCTGTAAATGACAATGGCACTGTACCTTCTCTGTTGACTCACTTTCATGCCCCCTTTGTCCTATCCAAGCAACTGTGGAAAAAATTTCATTGCTTAGCTTCCCTTGTCAACCTATAATATCAAGGCATTTGGGCTCTAGTTAACCTGAGAAGCTCTGAATAGGAAATTCAAGGCACTTGGGAGCCAGGAGTTTCCCAAGTCTTCAAGAAGCTAAAGTAAGTGGCCATGATAGACCAACTAGCATTTCTTATTGCCCTATAACAATGTTTCTCAGAATATGGTTTTCAGATTTACAGCATAGGGGTTACCTAGGAatttaatagaaatgaaaattctgtgGCTCACCCCTGGCCTGCAATAAGAAGCTCAAGGGTAGGGCCCataaatctgtgttttaataaatgttccagctaattctgatgcatgctaaagaGTGAGAAGCACTGTCCTACAGCAGGGCTTCCTATCAGTGGCACTACTGACACTTTGGACAGAACAATTTTATGTTGGGGGGTTGGGAGGCTTTCCTGTGCATGATAGGATGTTTAACAGCTTCCTTCACCTCTACTCATTAAATGTGGCATCCCCCAAGTTGAGACCATCAAAAAcatctccagatattgccaattTTCTGAAAGTGGGTAGGTGGTATAGCAAAATCACCCCCAATTGAGAAATTATTGTTCTACAGCTTAGGCCTAATTGCTTGGTGCTTTGACCAGTGGTTATTGATGTGAAAAACTCCATGTGGTAgttcttctcaaactttaatatgcaTAGAGTTACCCAGGGATCTTGTGAAAACACATCCTGACTCAGGGAATCTGACTTGGAACCTGAGATGGTGCATTTCCAAAAAGATACAATTGATGACCATGTCCCTGCTCTGCAGACTATACTTTGGGTAACAAAGCCCTATGGGATCCCCAAAGATTTAGTGACTGATGGACTGACTGAATAATTAAAAACTGGCATACCTTTTTGGGAATGTGTAAACAATAGTTCCCTATCTCCTTTGATGCACTCCCTATCTCCTTTCATCATTCCTATGTTTTCATATTAAGGTTAACTACATTTTAGTTAATGTAGTTCATAGATATAAAACAGCAccaaatatttttgcatataaataATGCTGCATTTAAAGATACACGAAAGTAAACCCTCCAAAGCCATTTACTAGCTGGTGAAAGATATACCATGCTCGTCTAAGTCCAAATCCACTCAATTATGGCTCCTTAGCACCTTCTCTATATAAGGCATACTAGTCAATTCCTCATCTGAAAACATATGCATGACACTTGTAGTAAATGCATTCCTACAGCTTTGTGCTTTCACCacacatattttcaaaatgttgtaAAAGTCATGTTTACTGGGAGAAGTAAGTGCCTATTGGCCAAAAATACACCTAACACAGAATTAGCCAGCAGGACTAACTTGGTTTCATTGTCATCTCATTTATGAGAAATTGTTTTCAAATGATCTTCTATCACCATAGGAGAATGATGGCATTTGCAACTGCAGATGTGGCAGGGTAATTTCCTTCTAACCTTAATGAATACCTAATGCTTTCTTTGTTTCCATTGATGATGTGACTCTGGGGTGCAAAGGAGTTTTAAAGACTTGGGAATGGAAAaccatttttttaagaaattaaagatcttttcttttcttttttttttttttgccagaaatTGGAAAACACACTATCAACTACTCCTGTATGCAAAATGACTCAGTGTGATGGgtaataaggaaaatattaaacttgACATGCTGTTTTGCACCAAGGTGTTAGAATAGTGTAGGATGCCTCAATTTCAGGAATAGATATGCTTAGTAGGTTCATTTTCATTGAAAAATTCTATCTTGCCACAGCTTTGATTTATACTGTGCTTGTCACAAATAAATGCCTGGCTATTACATGAACACATTATACTTGAAAGGTACTCTTTTGagctgtatatatgtttccattttacaatgggTGTCAGAAATGTGTTAGCTATTCAGTAAACCTATTTCTTGTCCCTCTTGGGCACACTGCTAGACGGTACTCCTTGGTCTCCCCTCCCGGTTAGGTGCAACATGTTTTGATCAGTGAAATGTGGGTGGTGACAATGTTGAACTTTATCCACACCCTGTGATCCTGGAATAGTGAAGGATAAGAAATCCTATGTACTCTTTGTGCTCAGAAAAATGACTTACTGTAAAGACACACCCTTCCCCATATGACTTAGATGAGGCTTGAATCTGTTCCCCTTGTTTATCTATGACAGGGCCAGACACAGACCCTCCAAATTTCCATTTTTCACCTCATAAATGATGAGCTGAATTGCTGTGCCCATGGATCAACTGGAATAAAATGCCTGTCCACCAAACCTTGATTGAATGTCTCTCCTTCCCCCGGTTCTTTGAACTTCATCCCACCCTTAAATGGAGCCATGATACAACCCCTCCTTAGGGGTCACTCCTGGAGAGTAGGTTGTCCTCTTGTTACTGGAGAAAGGCCATGGATTATTTTGCCAAAGGCActtaataaccaattcctgagacaccagggtttcaaagagagaaagagtttattactaggcatgtagtaggagagcaaatGGCCTAGCAGCCCCAAATCTGTCTTATCAAACTGTAGTAATTTGTTcgattagagaaaagatgggcatgGTTCAGGATAATGGGTACAGGGGCCCCAGATAATGTAATTGGAGGAGATCTgattactgagcatgtgcagCTTGATTATATGCATAGTCACAGAAGGTATGAAAgagaatggtggaatgaggtataggtgactcatagattaaagtctaagctactgttcATGTCAGATGGGCTCACTTAGGTTAAATCCAGACTCGGTCATCAAGATgattttggatttggggtggtctatttctgagctgacccaagacccttcattaacaaacattaggggctatctttagtgatttcACAAGACTCTGAagctgaaaaactggataactaagcacagatgaaggttagtcacaaggtattttcaatcacaggggcagaagataagggctatcccactattatcagagatcaaggcaccTGGATTGCAATTCAgagatttcatgtatttccctgtctacttcaatgtgccagaaagcaaaaaaaggagtatttatataatgattcagcaatcaaaatcatcccttaaatcctgatttctgaGTTACAACTCTGGGTAAAACattcactcatctgttttctgatCACACTGTCCCACTTCTCCACTTCTTCACACCCAGTTCTTTCTGTCCTGTTTACTCCTCTCATAAAGAAAAACACTTTTTGCCTAACTCTTGAGACACTTGCATATCTTATGGTCAGAGCTTTCTCCCTGTTCCAATAGTTCCCCTCACCCTATTACAACAGTTCTTGTTCGTCCTTTGCAATAATCATTTCCAATAAAGTCAATCCTTTCAAATAAAGTCTCTCCTTACCAACTCTGGATTTATTCTTCATATTTGACAGTAGAAGGAATGTGTTCCAGTTCTAGACCTAGGTCATGAAATCTTCCCACCCATGACCCTCCATGCTCTATCGTGTCTACTGGCTTGATGCAGATGAGCACAGTGAACTGGGAAGCCATGTTCTGAAGAAGTTTTGAAGGCAGAAGAACCAAAAGCTGAAAGAAGCCTGGGTCCCCATTTAGAGGGAACTGTCCGCTAATCAGAAACACTTGTTTTGATCTTTGTgcaagtgagaaataaatttctattgtgcACAAGTCTTCATACATTTTCAGGATTCATTTGTTTCATCTGCTAGTATTGTCCTAATTAATATATGATGTATTTCTCTTATATATAATGTGTTCCCTCAATAGAGATTCCCCCTTTTTTATCCTTGATGCTGCTGCTACATGGTGATTCTGGCTCCTGCTTCTCTTTTGATATAGATCCTGGCTCATCACCAACCTCTTTCAGTTCCCAATCACTGTTTTATTCTTATCTATCCCATATGGTTTGGAGCCCCATTCCTaatcatcatttccttttaaagCTCATTAGCAATCAGGTTTGTGGTGGCAGGAGGCAACAAGAAGATAAGAGAAAAGACAACATAAAGCCCTACCTTTCTACCTCCCCATTCCtgttccctccctccctggcAGTTCTTCCTCCAGTCCTTTAATCTTTCTACTCTTTATCCACTTTAGATGTTCTTCCTACTCTGcattatttcctaaaatttttACTCTTATTTCTCACTATCCTAGAATCCTATTCTCCACCTCTGATTTTATAATCAACCCCTTCTGCTCAACCAGCCTCTAGCTATAGAAAGttccctccatcaaggaactgctcattatataaatgttttattttaaatgtaatagaAGGCCACATGTAGGAAGACCACATGCAGAGTATATAGATTGAGAAGAAAAGAACCTAAAGTACTATAATCAGGGGTCATGGAAGCCAAGTTGGGTCATGAGAGTCAAGCAAAGGGACTGTTGAAAGATGGAGAGAACAATCAATTGTGTTGAATGTGGTTGAGATGCCAGCCAAGGAAAGAACTGAAAATGTCCTTTATTCTTGGCAGTGGAGGTTATTGATCACTTCTGTGAGAGCTAGTCTGATGAAGTGATCAGGAAGGAAGTGATTTTGGAAAGAGGTCAGAAAATTAATAGAAGATGTAGGAATAAATAAGTGTAAATAGACAACACTTTTGAAAAATTTGTGAaggttaaaaaattaagaatctgggcaggccacagtggctcagcaggcagagttctcacctgccatgctggagacctgggtttgattcccggtgcctgcccatgtgaaaaaaaaatctaaggaaaTGGAGGCAGGGAATAAATAAGTTTTGAGGGAGAGAGTGGAATGATGAAGGAAAGAGTCTAGGAAGATAGTGAGCAGGTATAAGGGGCCACAGAGAATGAAGATGGTCCTGAACAAATAGGTACGGAGAGGGACACATGGAAAGAAGATCCTGAGAGGGTGAAATGCTAACCTTTTCTACTGAACAATTATTCCTATGGGAGACTTTGGTTAGCATTTGTTTACTCTAAGAAAGTCATATTCCAGAAAtaagaaacttatttttcagaaataagaagTGGGAGATAAGAATTGTAATAACACTTAAATTTACATgtacacatatttaaatatatttgtttacatAGTGGAGAGATTTACCATTCAAAACCTATCAAAATGGAGCTGAAATACAGAAAAGATAAGTTGGACTCCCAGCTTTGCTAGTGTTCATATTGGGATAGAAAAATTGCATCTATTTGTTTTCTTCACATAACtgaccattccatttctagtacaaCTCTCTACTATCTTCTTGTTTCA
Protein-coding sequences here:
- the LOC143686146 gene encoding uncharacterized protein LOC143686146 isoform X3; the encoded protein is MRNEKLLPWHQDFRKRMTFTARQPIKETEGNSVEISSKGKYCEFGSRTLTWRLAQKQLCKIGKHTINYSCMQNDSV
- the LOC143686146 gene encoding uncharacterized protein LOC143686146 isoform X4 — encoded protein: MRNEKLLPWHQDFRKRMTFTARQPIKETEGNSVEISSKGKYCEFGSRTLTWRLAQKQLCRPDTDPPNFHFSPHK